Within the Microbacterium sp. 1S1 genome, the region TGTTCGGGCTCAGCATCCTGCTGTTCGCCTGGGTCAGGGCCCTCCCCGGCGGCCCCGCGGTCGCCCTGCTCGGCGAGAAGGCGACGCCGGAGGCCATCGCGAGAGTCAACGAGCTCTATGGCTTCAACAAGCCCCTCATCGAGCAGTACTTCATCTGGATCACCCGGCTGCTGCAGGGTGACTTCGGCACCTCCATCCAGACCAATCGCCCGGTCGTCGAGGAGTTCCTCCGCCGGTTCCCCGCGACGATCGAGCTGAGCGTCACGGCGCTCATCTTCGCGGTCGGCGTCGGCATCCCCCTCGGGTACTGGGCGGCTCGCCGCCACGGGAAGTTCACCGATCACGCGTCGGTCGTCCTGAGCCTCGTCGGCATCACGATCCCGGTCTTCTTCCTGGCGTTCATCCTCAAGTACGTCTTCGCGGTGCAGCTCGGCTGGCTGCCCTCGGACGGCCGGCAGAATCCTCGGATCGATGCGACCCACCCCACCGGCTTCTACGTCTGGGACGGCATCATCACGGGGGAGTTCGACGCCGCGTGGGATGCGATCCTCCACCTCATCCTCCCGGCGCTCGCCCTCGGCACGATCCCGCTCGCGATCATCGTCCGCATCACGAGGGCGAGCGTGCTGGAGGTGCAGAACGCCGACTACGTCCGCACCGGCCGCGCGAAGGGTGTCGGCTCCGGCACGCTGCGCAGCCGCTTCATCCTCCGCAACGCGATGTTGCCGGTCATCACGACCATCGGCCTGCAGACCGGTCTGCTCATCTCGGGGGCGGTGCTCACCGAGACGGTGTTCGCCTTCCCCGGCATCGGGTCGTTCCTCGCGCGGGCCATCTTCACGCGCGACTTCCCGGTGCTGCAGGGGTTCATCATCTTCATCGCGATCGCCTACGCGCTCATCAACCTCGCGGTGGACGTCTCGTACAGCCTCATCGACCCGAGAGTGAGGGTGCAGTGATGTCGTCCTCCCTCATCCGAAAGGAGGCGACCGCATGAGCATCGCCCTCCCGCCCGCACAGGGGCCGTCCGCCGAGAGCGGCGGCAGCATCGACACGGTCGCGATCGCGCAGGCCGATCTGAAGGACGGCGGCGGCGGCTTCTGGCGCGACGTCTTCCGACGCCTCCGGCGCAACCCGACGGCTTGGATCGGTGCGGTCATCGTGCTCCTCTTCCTCGTCGTCGCGGTGCTCGCACCGGTTCTCGCCCCGTATCCCGAGACGGCGCTCCCCGGAGCGAAGGAGATCACCCCGACACACATCCCCGGGCCGGGGGAGCTGCCGCAGTTCCCCCTCGGCCTCGACCGCTTCGGCGGCGACGTGCTCTCCAAGCTCATCTGGGGCGCCCAGGCCTCGCTGCTGATCGGCGTCGTCTCCACGGCCATGGGTCTCGTCGGCGGCATGATCCTCGGGCTCCTCGCCGGCACGTTCGGCGGCTGGGTCGACACGGTCATCATGCGCCTGGTCGACATCATCCTCTCGGTCCCGAACCTCCTGCTGGCGGTGTCGATCGCCGCGATCCTGGGGCAGACGCCCTTCGCGGTGATGATCGCCATCGGAGCCTCCCAGGTGCCGATCTTCGCGCGCCTGCTGCGAGCATCGATGCTTCAGCAGCGCTCCAGCGACTACGTCCTCTCGGCCCAGACCCTGGGTCTCGGGCGTGGCCGGATCACGATGTCGCACGTCCTCCCGAACGCCATCGGGCCGGTCATCGTCCAGGGCACCCTGACGCTCGCGACGGCCGTGATCGACGCCGCCGCGCTGTCGTTCCTCGGGCTCGGCGGCGGGCGGCCGGAGACGGCGGAGTGGGGACGCATGCTCACCTACGCCCAGGCCGAGCTCGCCATCGCGCCGTGGCTGGCGTTCTTCCCCGGCATCTGCATCGCCGTCACCGCGCTCGGGTTCACCCTGCTCGGCGAGGCATTGCGCGAAGCCATGGACCCGAGGACGAGGGCACGATGACCACCCGTGACGAAGGCGCCGTGCGCGCCGCGAAGGAGGACCGCATGGCAGACGAACCCCTGCTCTCGGTCGAGGGCCTGGCGGTGGACTTCGCCACCATGGACGGCGTCGTGCACGCCGTCGAAGGCGTCGACCTCGAGATCCGGCCCGGCGAGACCGTGGCGATCGTCGGCGAGTCCGGATCCGGCAAGTCGACCACGGCCATGGCGATCATCGGGCTGCTCGCGGGCGGCGGGAAGGTGGCTGCGGGACGCATCCGCCTCGACGGTCGCGACATCTCGCACGCGTCGGAGAGCGAGCTGCGCACGATCCGGGGCCGGGACATCGGGCTCGTGCCGCAGGACCCGATGTCCAACCTGAACCCGGTTGCGAAGATCGGGACCCAGGTGGCCGAGACGCTGCTCGCCCACGGCCTCGCGACCCGACAGAACGTGCAGGCCAAGGTCGTCGAGGCCCTTGCCGCGGCGGGTCTGCCGGATCCGGAGCGGCGGGCGAAGCAGTATCCGCACGAGTTCTCCGGCGGCATGCGACAGCGGGCCCTCATCGCGATCGGCCTGGCGTGCAAGCCCCGGCTGCTCATCGCTGACGAGC harbors:
- a CDS encoding ABC transporter permease, yielding MLRTIGRRLLFLIPTLFGLSILLFAWVRALPGGPAVALLGEKATPEAIARVNELYGFNKPLIEQYFIWITRLLQGDFGTSIQTNRPVVEEFLRRFPATIELSVTALIFAVGVGIPLGYWAARRHGKFTDHASVVLSLVGITIPVFFLAFILKYVFAVQLGWLPSDGRQNPRIDATHPTGFYVWDGIITGEFDAAWDAILHLILPALALGTIPLAIIVRITRASVLEVQNADYVRTGRAKGVGSGTLRSRFILRNAMLPVITTIGLQTGLLISGAVLTETVFAFPGIGSFLARAIFTRDFPVLQGFIIFIAIAYALINLAVDVSYSLIDPRVRVQ
- a CDS encoding ABC transporter permease → MSIALPPAQGPSAESGGSIDTVAIAQADLKDGGGGFWRDVFRRLRRNPTAWIGAVIVLLFLVVAVLAPVLAPYPETALPGAKEITPTHIPGPGELPQFPLGLDRFGGDVLSKLIWGAQASLLIGVVSTAMGLVGGMILGLLAGTFGGWVDTVIMRLVDIILSVPNLLLAVSIAAILGQTPFAVMIAIGASQVPIFARLLRASMLQQRSSDYVLSAQTLGLGRGRITMSHVLPNAIGPVIVQGTLTLATAVIDAAALSFLGLGGGRPETAEWGRMLTYAQAELAIAPWLAFFPGICIAVTALGFTLLGEALREAMDPRTRAR